In Xiphophorus maculatus strain JP 163 A chromosome 18, X_maculatus-5.0-male, whole genome shotgun sequence, a single genomic region encodes these proteins:
- the LOC111611950 gene encoding gastrula zinc finger protein XlCGF57.1-like, whose protein sequence is MWRQQVKQRLDAAEEQRHEILDAAFSPEHRLHTSDVQQVLLVKKEPSPDLDQNHPEPVHMKEEEEEPWSSQQGEPLSVKEEADASRSPVIAVLIKSEDDEEEPLISHLHQTEDEELPSSSSAQQMKATTEGEEDAEDVNTPRDAADSSESEVTDDGEDDGVEQPDSGSETEDSDDEWKDSRTPDSGVNRSLSCSECGQQLVNKFCLQNHVAASCFDPLPGVQTGLRWFSCSDCGRSFKRKSYLEKHNRIHTGEKPFACDLCGQRFIDKSNLNIHKRIHTEEKPFGCDGCGQTFRFKSNLNRHMRIHSGDRPFCCDVCGKRFRFDSNLNRHMKCHINRQLRIHTGHRPFGCDVCGQRFSQKAHVNRHMKTHTGDQAVGCEHCGKQFRSKSSLNIHLRAHTGEKPYSCGICGHKFKFMSALNVHVTVHSGDRPFGCDVCGRKFRLKLTLNRHMRVHTTEKPCGCDVCGQKFKCKSNLNKHKKIHIKEKPHVCHHCGLKFRFKSTLNKHMMAHTGENPFGCDHCGQRFMNKSTFRKHMRVHEGDKPYMCGFCGKRFSQRVFLKRHMRAHTGEKPFRCDICGQRFTRKGTLSSHMINHTGEKPFGCDVCGKKFNQKSNLNRHMRIHCRETI, encoded by the coding sequence ATGTTCAGCAGGTTCTGCTGGTTAAAAAAGAACCAAGTCCtgatctggaccagaaccacccAGAACCCGTCCACatgaaggaggaagaagaggaaccCTGGAgcagccagcagggggagccGCTCAGCGTGAAGGAGGAGGCTGATGCCTCCAGGTCTCCAGTCATTGCTGTTCTCATAAAGagtgaagatgatgaagaggaacctcTGATCTCTCATCTTCATCAAACAGAAGATGAAGAACTGCCAAGCAGCAGCTCAGCTCAGCAGATGAAGGCAACAACTGAAGGAGAGGAAGATGCAGAAGATGTGAACACTCCCAGAGACGCCGCCGACTCTTCAGAGTCTGAGGTCACTGATGATGGAGAGGATGATGGTGTGGAGCAGCCTGACTCAGGGTCTGAAACTGAAGACAGTGATGATGAGTGGAAGGACAGCAGGACTCCTGATTCAGGGGTCAACAGATCCCTGAGCTGCTCTGAATGTGGCCAGCAGTTGGTGAACAAGTTCTGTCTTCAGAACCACGTGGCGGCTTCATGCTTTGACCCGCTGCCGGGGGTCCAAACGGGCCTGAGGTGGTTCAGTTGTTCAGATTGCGGGAGAAGTTTCAAAAGGAAAAGTTATCTAGAAAAACACAATCGaatccacacaggagagaaaccatTTGCATGTGATCTCTGTGGACAGCGATTCATAGATaagtcaaatttaaacattCACAAGAGAATTCACACAGAAGAGAAGCCGTTTGGTTGTGATGGATGTGGACAAACATTCCGATTCAAGTCCAACTTAAACCGACACATGAGGATCCACTCTGGGGACAGACCGTTTTGCTGCGATGTCTGTGGGAAAAGATTCCGATTCGACTCAAACTTGAACAGGCACATGAAATGTCACATCAACAGGCAgctgaggattcacactgggcACCGGCCCTTTGGCTGCGATGTCTGTGGACAAAGATTTAGTCAAAAGGCTCACGTAAACAGACACATGAAAACCCACACTGGAGACCAAGCTGTGGGATGCGAACATTGTGGAAAACAATTTAGATCCAAGTCATCTTTAAATATCCACCTTAGGGCACACACTGGGGAGAAACCATACAGCTGTGGCATCTGTGGACACAAGTTTAAATTCATGTCCGCTTTAAACGTCCATGTGACTGTCCACAGCGGGGACAGACCGTTTGGTTGTGATGTTTGTGGACGAAAATTTAGACTGAAATTAACTCTAAACAGGCACATGAGAGTCCACACCACAGAAAAACCATGTGGCTGTGATGTTTGTGGACAAAAGTTTAAATGCAAgtcaaacttaaataaacacaaaaaaattcacataaaagaaaaaccacatGTCTGTCATCACTGTGGACTAAAATTCAGATTTAAGTCGActttaaacaaacacatgatGGCCCACACAGGAGAAAACCCCTTTGGTTGTGATCACTGTGGACAAAGATTTATGAACAAGTCGACTTTTAGAAAACACATGAGGGTCCATGAGGGAGACAAACCATACATGTGTGGGTTTTGTGGGAAACGTTTTAGCCAAagagtgtttttaaaaagacacatgAGAGcccacacaggtgagaaaccctTCAGGTGTGACATCTGTGGACAGAGATTCACCCGGAAGGGCACATTAAGCAGTCACATGATTAaccacacaggagagaaaccgTTTGGTTGTGatgtctgtggaaaaaaatttaaccaGAAGTCCAATTTAAATCGTCACATGAGGATCCACTGCAGAGAAaccatttaa